One Armatimonadota bacterium genomic window carries:
- a CDS encoding LptF/LptG family permease translates to MKRLDRYVFREMLPPFLMGVLIVVVMFQANYYMALGKNDLTRHVPPMAIIKIIFLETPGFLSQTLPIAVSLAASLALSRIARESELTAIRSAGVRVMRVLVPVALFGLLVGVGDYLVVDKVTPRASRASYELQTNVNILASVGDFITNVQLKLQTYTANIGSVTKEKGDNDGLKLKDIMLIERPEPGEMTAIIAPEGSYRQGLWTFNDARTYRFHSKTNALDMLVSKVFRINQKVAVRDLIMAPGPKEMGISELRQKIQDLKKLQQYTRNLEIEYHIKFSTPAMCFIFALVSPIFSIRFAKQGGFIGVLVSMVIVLLYFNAWVISTQIIGKNPSVNPAVAAWLPNVLFLIAGLIGLRSLE, encoded by the coding sequence GTGAAGCGACTCGACCGGTACGTGTTTCGCGAAATGCTTCCCCCATTTTTGATGGGCGTCCTCATCGTCGTGGTCATGTTCCAGGCCAACTACTACATGGCGCTGGGCAAAAACGACCTCACTCGCCATGTGCCGCCGATGGCGATCATCAAGATCATCTTTCTCGAAACTCCGGGCTTCCTCAGCCAGACGCTGCCGATCGCGGTCTCTTTGGCGGCCTCGTTGGCCCTTTCGCGCATCGCTCGCGAGTCCGAACTGACCGCGATTCGAAGTGCGGGTGTGCGAGTTATGCGCGTCCTCGTGCCCGTGGCGCTGTTTGGCCTGCTGGTCGGGGTCGGGGACTACTTGGTGGTGGACAAGGTCACGCCGCGCGCTTCGCGGGCGAGCTACGAGCTTCAAACCAACGTCAATATTCTCGCCAGCGTCGGCGACTTCATTACGAACGTTCAGCTGAAGCTCCAAACGTACACGGCCAACATCGGCTCGGTGACCAAAGAAAAGGGCGACAACGACGGCCTGAAGCTGAAGGACATCATGCTGATCGAGCGGCCCGAGCCGGGCGAGATGACCGCGATCATCGCGCCCGAGGGTTCTTATCGGCAGGGCCTATGGACCTTCAACGACGCCCGCACCTACCGGTTCCACTCCAAGACCAACGCCCTCGACATGCTGGTCTCCAAGGTCTTCCGCATCAACCAAAAGGTGGCGGTGCGCGACCTGATCATGGCACCCGGACCCAAGGAGATGGGGATCTCCGAACTGCGCCAGAAGATCCAGGACCTCAAGAAGCTCCAGCAGTACACGCGGAACCTGGAGATCGAGTACCACATCAAGTTCAGCACTCCGGCGATGTGCTTCATCTTCGCGCTGGTCTCACCGATTTTTTCGATCCGATTTGCCAAGCAAGGCGGATTCATCGGCGTGCTGGTGAGCATGGTGATCGTGCTCTTGTACTTTAACGCCTGGGTCATTTCGACGCAGATCATCGGCAAGAATCCGTCGGTCAATCCGGCGGTGGCGGCCTGGCTCCCCAACGTGCTGTTTCTCATCGCGGGCCTCATCGGCCTCAGGAGTTTGGAGTGA
- the plsY gene encoding glycerol-3-phosphate 1-O-acyltransferase PlsY: protein MLIALAVLAFLLGSIPFGVIICKAKGVDIFKVGSGNIGATNVVRAVGPTLGGLVFLLDVAKGFVPGILAHFLIQGEPLGLNIQVWSFIFGAVAMLGHMFSPWIGFKGGKGVATGLGAVLASIPQTGLLAMVVMIIVTVPTRYVSLGSIVAALSVIPISALVVHDSPQMRPFLVILAVFVVYRHRSNIKRLLNGTENKFNFRKNEDNEKKGEERRNDEDGRP from the coding sequence GTGTTAATCGCGCTCGCCGTTTTGGCTTTCCTGCTTGGGTCGATCCCGTTCGGCGTCATCATTTGTAAGGCCAAGGGTGTTGATATATTCAAGGTTGGGAGCGGAAACATCGGCGCAACGAATGTTGTCCGTGCGGTAGGACCCACGCTTGGCGGCCTCGTTTTCCTGCTCGATGTGGCCAAAGGGTTTGTGCCCGGCATCCTCGCCCACTTCCTGATTCAGGGTGAGCCGCTTGGTCTGAATATCCAAGTGTGGTCGTTCATCTTCGGCGCGGTCGCGATGCTGGGCCACATGTTCAGCCCTTGGATCGGCTTCAAAGGAGGCAAGGGCGTGGCGACCGGTCTTGGTGCGGTGCTGGCCTCGATCCCTCAGACCGGTTTGCTGGCGATGGTGGTCATGATCATCGTCACCGTGCCGACCCGATACGTCTCGCTGGGGAGCATCGTCGCCGCTCTTTCGGTGATCCCAATTTCCGCTCTCGTGGTGCACGATTCGCCGCAGATGCGGCCGTTCTTGGTGATTTTGGCGGTGTTCGTGGTCTACCGGCATCGTTCCAACATCAAGCGGCTCCTCAACGGAACGGAAAACAAGTTCAATTTCCGCAAGAATGAGGATAATGAAAAGAAGGGCGAGGAACGTCGAAACGACGAAGATGGCCGTCCTTAG